GCGCCGCCAAAGCGAACGCCGAAGCGGCGCGCGCAAATGAATCAGCGGCGATAGCGACAGAAAAGGCGGCAGGCCTTGAGAAAGAAGCTGCCGAGTTGCGGCTTGCGTTAGAGAAAGAAGTGGCCGCCCGCTCTCCGCGCGTTATTAGCGATGCGCAACGAGTGGCGCTGTTGAAGGCGCTGGAGGGAGTTCCGAAAGAGCCCGTCCAGATAAAGCCGAAAATGTGGGATGCGGAAATCAAACAATACGCCGACCAGCTGGAGGCCGTTTTTAAAGAAGCTGGTTTCCCGGTCACAAGGGAAGACGCCATTTCATACGGCATCTTCGGCACATTCCTGGTAATCAAGAACTTGGATGCACGACCACCGCACCTCGAAGGCATCCACGCAGCCTTAGCGGCTGTCGGCATTGCGACTTCCGCATATGCGGAAGAATACGTTCCCGACGATAAGACTGTGACCGTCGGAATAAGCACCAAACCATAGACGACTAGAGCGCCGGCCTGTCGGAGCCAGCGGTAGGATCGTTTCCTAGCACTGTCAAGTCCAGGATAATCGCCCCCGCAAGGGGAGGGTTCGCCGAATTGAAACACCGCGCCCCAACAAAACTCCGCTTGAGCCCTCCCCTTGCGGGAGGGCCAAAACCGCGCAGCGGTTTTGGGGAGGGGTGTGCCTCAGGAAACGCCGACCTCCACGCCCGCGCCCTATCCCTTATCCCGCAACAACCGCGCCTTCTCCCGCCCCCAATCCCGCGCCTTCGAAGTCTCGCGCTTGTCGTGCAGCTTCTTGCCGCGCGCCACGGCCAGCTCCACCTTGGCCCGCCCCTTGTCGTTGAAGAACACCTTCAGCGGCACCAGCGTCATGCCCTCCTTGTCGACGGCGCCGATCAGCCGGCTGATCTCGCGCTTGTGGAGGAGCAGCTTCCGCGGACGCCGCGTCTCGTGGTTGAAGCGGTTGGCCTGCAGGTATTCCGGGATATAGGCGTTGTAGAGCCACAGCTCGCCGTTGCGTTCGCCGGCGTAGGAATCGGCGATGTTCGATTGCCCGGCGCGCAGCGATTTGATCTCCGTGCCGGTCAGCGCAATGCCGGCCTCGTAGACCTGCCCGATTTCATAATTGTAGCGCGCACGGC
The sequence above is drawn from the Bauldia sp. genome and encodes:
- the smpB gene encoding SsrA-binding protein SmpB, which encodes MADKKHDPANRDAAVNRRARYNYEIGQVYEAGIALTGTEIKSLRAGQSNIADSYAGERNGELWLYNAYIPEYLQANRFNHETRRPRKLLLHKREISRLIGAVDKEGMTLVPLKVFFNDKGRAKVELAVARGKKLHDKRETSKARDWGREKARLLRDKG